The DNA segment TTCTTGACCAGCCCATCACACTTAATTCTGGACACACTGATGGCTTCTTCATCCTCACCGATGGACCAAAGCCACGCCTAGTCGTCCGCGAAAACTTCACCTCTTACAAAGGAGCCTTGCGCAAGCCAAGCAGCGTCACCTTCCATCTATCAAAAGACTTTTACGAGAAAATCGATATGAACGGCACGTTCAAAGAAGGCGCTGGATACCACACCAATCGAAAGCTTCCAGGACTCGATCCATTTTCGCCAGGCTGGTCAGTTGACAACTTCTCCGGCCACGGCTACAAGAATGTTGCCGTAAAGTTCCTTTCTATCAAAGGCCCAGGAAAGATCGTACTGGCCGGAACTCCGCTTATGGACTACTCGCTTAATCCAGTATTGAGCACCAAAAGCCCATACCTGACCGAAGGCGCAGAACTTCCGGTTATTGGCCACACCCACGGTTTGTGGATTTTCACGAAGTCGGGAAACTATGATTTCAAGGCCCAAGTTGTTGCGACCACCCGAGATGGCAAAAAAGTAACTTCTGAACCAGTCGATTATCACTGGAAGATTGATAAAAACGAAGAAGAAGTGCAAGCATCTGGCGACGTGGATGCGGATGAAACCGAGCACGACGGCGATTCAGCCAACACTGACCAGCCTGCCGACACCGATGAGTCCGATGACGACTCAGGTTGGGCGGAATTAAAGATTATCTCCTCATCGCCAGCTATCCACGCCGGCGACAAGATTGCGTACAAGGCAACGAATCTTCCTGCGAACAAGAAGTTTACGTTGATCGCAATGCCGATGACCAAATCCGAACCGACAACGCTTACCGAAGAAGTCTCTAGCGATAACAACGGAACTATCTCAGCTAGCGCCACCTTGCCAGCAACGCTTAAGCCTGGAAAATACCTCCTTGCATTAAACAAGTTCGGCACGAAAAATCAAGAAACAAATGTTTTCTTCACCGTCGTCGAAAATGACTCGCATCCGCTCCTCCCAGGAGAAAACCTCGATACCGACAAAGACAGCGGTAGTGACTCTGGCAGTTCCAGTAACACTGAAGCTGATAAGGCAGTTCGAGATTTCGTAGAAACTCACGAGCAAGTCATCATAGATCACGGGCACCTTGACCTCTTCACTGCTATTGCACATGAGGGGAAACTTCTGCTAGTCGCAAAAGACGGATCCACCAATGAGGAAATTCTTCGCAACCCAGCAGACATCTCCTTGCGCATCCACAACAATGCACTTGGCGATCTTCCTGACCGTATTAAGGGAGATATCGCTCAACGCGGATACTACCTCGATGCTGGTGGCATGAGCCAACAAGAAATCCTCTTCCCTGGATGGGATACGTACGGCGTTAAGCCAACATTTGGGCCAACTGACATCATCATTAAGAAGGTCAAAGGCCCCGGAAAGGTATTCCTGTTCAACTTCAAACGGACCGGTGGTATCGAACCCGCATTCACTTCTGGTAAATACCAGATGGAAAATGGCTCAACTATTCATCAAGAAACGCCTAGCCATGTCCACACCAACTGGGTGTTCACCAAGCCAGGCGAATACTCAATGGAAGTTCAAGCGCGCGCAATTCCAACCGATGGTGGCGAACCAGCACTCTCCAATGTCGCTACTTACCGTTGGTTCGTCGGTGATACCGATAAGCTACCTGAAGATTCAAATGACGCCGACAGCAATGACACCAACGCAAACGGTAGCAACGAAGATACAGCAGGCAACAACGCAGATGGCGCTCCCTCTGGTGATTCAAAGCCAACAGCTCCAAAGCCGCATGTTTCTCTGGCGTCCGGAAAGCTCGTTGCGACCGAAGGCGAAACCATCACTATTCAAGCCCGCGGTCTGACCCCGGGCAGCGCGGTAGATTTCTACCTTCATTCCGAGCCGCAGCTTCTCGCAAAAAACGTCGTGGCCGGCATGAACGGTATTGCTTCCGCACGCGTCACTGTGCCACAAGCACCTGGACTACATGAAATTATCGTCACCGCGAAAGATGGTAATGAGCTTGCAGTCATGATGTTTGAGATCAAACCAAAGTATCCAAATGGCGTCATCCCGAATGCTGGCGCTCTCAAACCAGGTGCAGGCAAAGCAAAGCCACGTATTGAAATCAGCAACGGTCACATCGATCTGTTTAACGTCATTGCCAAAGACGGACAACTATCGGTAACTGCCAAAGATGATTCGCATGGCGAACTTCAGCTACGTAATCCAGCTGATGTATACTGGCGCGTAAAGAATAATGCGCTTGCTCAGCTTCCTGGTGGAATGCCAGCTGAACTTCCGACAAGTGGTTACTATCTCGATCAAGCTGGAAATAGCCAAGATACTCTCCTCTTCCCTGGCTGGGATACCACTGGTGTTAAGCCAGACTTTGGTTCGACCGACATTATGTTCACAAAGGTCGTTACCCCAAAGGATGGAAAGGTCTTCCTCTTCTCCAATGGTCGTACCGGTGGGGTGGCCCCAACGCTGACCTCGAACTCTTATGAGCTCACTGATGGATCAACTATTCGTCAGGCAGCACCAGCTCACGTCCACACCAACTGGCTATTCTCCAAGCCAGGAATCTACGAGATGGAAGTCAAGGCTGTTGCCACACCTGTCAATGGCGGACCACAGGTTGAATCAGCGCCAGTGACCTACACATGGTTAGTTGGGGATGAAACTGTCGCTCTTGGCAAGGTTACTGAGCAGATCTCTGGTCAAAACACTCAGCAGCCGCAAGCTAAGGATTCTCATACGGAGACTCCACAGGGTGGCTCAGACTCGACTGGTTCCAACTCAGCAGGTTCCACCTCTATTGGTGCTACAAACGGTTCAACTACCGGCGGGTCAGGCTCGGCAAACAAGCCAATGGCTAAGTGCTTCCCGAAGCAACAAGGCGGCAAGGGCGAACAGACACTCCTTCCACAGGTAAAGGACGACCGCACGGCACCAGGCAAGTGGGTAGACCCATCGTCACTCACGTTTGCTATCGGTGGTTCTGGTCAAGCCACGACGAACCAAGCAATTGGCTCAATCGGTTCTGGCTCCCAGGTCTGGATGATCTCTGCTACCCAAGTAGAGAATGTCCCATGGGTGGGTGCTAACACCCAAAACCCAACCTTCTTGGAAAAGACGAAGGGCACTGCAACATTGTCCCTCACCTCATTCTCCGGCCCTGGAAAGATGGAAGTTTACACCTCGGGCAATTTTGGTAAGGTTGTTGGCCAAAAGTGGTTTACCGGCAACGGTAACTCGGGCTCCGGTTCAGTAACCCTCAAACCAAATAGCCACGTTCACCCGAACTGGGTATTCGACAAGGCAGGAACCTACAAGGTCGGCATCACCATGGAAGCCGAAATGAAGGACGGTAAGAAGATCTCTGGTACCACTACCCTGACGTTCAATGTGGGTCAAGGTTCGGGAATCACCAGTGGACACTTCGATCTCGGCCCAACGGTTGGAGCTGCCGGTTCCACCACTGTATGGCTTGATGCAGATGGCAATCCATGTACACCAGATGCTAACGATCTTGCTGCTGCAGGATTGGCAAAGACCGGTGTTGAGAGCACTCTCTACGCCTCTGCCCTATCGGCAACGCTCATGCTCGCCGGTATCGCTGCCGTCATCTACCGCCGCAAGCTCAAGCGAGCATAACGCTTCACAGCTAAGCGCATAAGTGTGGGCCCGGATTTTCCGGGCCCACACTTATGCATTTGGCAAGCGCGTTAGTTGCTCAATAAAAACTAACGCAAAAAGTTACATGCTTTTCATGACAACTTGCTGATCTTCCATGGTTGCTGCACGCCAATGAAGGCCTTCGCCATGCTTGCCAACCCACTTACGGACCATCGGGCACATGGCAACAATTGTTTTGCCAGCGACAGCTGTCTCGTTTAAGGCTACCTTCACCAAAGTTCCAGCCAATCCTCGTCCTCCAAGTTCTGGACGAACTTCGGTATGGAAGAAGATACGCTCATCTCCATTATCCACGTACTGGGTGAACCCAGCGACATCTGATTCGTCGTAACGAATCGCAAACCGGTCTTCATCTTCAATAACTTCTACTGCTAGGCCATTCTTATCTGTTAGTTGTTCTGTCATTATTTTCCTTCCAAAGCTGGTTCAATTACTTAAAAACGGACATCTGGACGCGCAATAGGTTCTGGGTTGTTACGCGACTTAATCGTCACCTCTGGCAAAACTGGAGCTGGGATTCGTGCTAGACCTTGAGGATCGTGCCCAATGTATCCTTCTGTTTTTCCGTAACGCTCACTGTGTTCTTCCCACGCGTTACGCATGTCCTGCAGTTCGGCCGAATCGCGTGCCAGGAAATTCCACCACATAACGATTTGTTCGTTGAACGGTTCGCCACCAATAAGCACTGTTCGAGCAACTGTGTCACTTGAATTGCGGATGCGCAACCGAGTTAGTCCGATACCGGTATAAGCCAGCTCGGTACGCTCGATCTTGACGCCTTCGACGTCGATCTCCCCCGAGTCAACGAGCAAGCCATGTTCGAAATCCGGATTGACATCGAGGACAATCGTCGAGTGCGGCTCAACAAGAATCTCAGCGCCTAACAGTGGTGTATAAGTGGGGACCGGCGACGTCGAACCAGCAAGTCCACCAATAAAAGTTCGCACCTGACCGCCGTCGACCGCGACGACTGGCGGAACGTAATGGTCGAACCGCCGCTCGCCGTGACGGGCACTATCCGGCAACGCCACCCACAACTGAACCCCGTGCAAAACGGTGGTGTCCTGCGTCGACACTTCCGAATGGCAAATTCCGTTGCCCGCAGTCATAAAGTTCG comes from the Arcanobacterium phocisimile genome and includes:
- a CDS encoding TIGR03773 family transporter-associated surface protein; amino-acid sequence: MKLAKLRLAIYSAVSALLLSMITIPAYASEPTITFENGHTDAFYIDSTGGELKVLVNHGLSNDKYDPNNVQFNISSLAYGDYSDEMSFLNRGAVGYYTNSWDLEEYFEPGWSAPAYRENGFRSMRIDFERVDGPGSVALVGNSFKEGDPLGTFLVPSNNLEKVNDFIEQLENEETAKAAREDYTVQGIPGGTYYVEPGVSLPVFGHQHAHWFFTAAGTYKITGHAVGVTPEGQTVASETFTTTFNVSKSDEDSPSASSTPDADSDDQVDEDLPTDESEDAIAQPVSPDSTDDEDDDDWGEEDDDEDDAVIDNTEKITDRDILDQPITLNSGHTDGFFILTDGPKPRLVVRENFTSYKGALRKPSSVTFHLSKDFYEKIDMNGTFKEGAGYHTNRKLPGLDPFSPGWSVDNFSGHGYKNVAVKFLSIKGPGKIVLAGTPLMDYSLNPVLSTKSPYLTEGAELPVIGHTHGLWIFTKSGNYDFKAQVVATTRDGKKVTSEPVDYHWKIDKNEEEVQASGDVDADETEHDGDSANTDQPADTDESDDDSGWAELKIISSSPAIHAGDKIAYKATNLPANKKFTLIAMPMTKSEPTTLTEEVSSDNNGTISASATLPATLKPGKYLLALNKFGTKNQETNVFFTVVENDSHPLLPGENLDTDKDSGSDSGSSSNTEADKAVRDFVETHEQVIIDHGHLDLFTAIAHEGKLLLVAKDGSTNEEILRNPADISLRIHNNALGDLPDRIKGDIAQRGYYLDAGGMSQQEILFPGWDTYGVKPTFGPTDIIIKKVKGPGKVFLFNFKRTGGIEPAFTSGKYQMENGSTIHQETPSHVHTNWVFTKPGEYSMEVQARAIPTDGGEPALSNVATYRWFVGDTDKLPEDSNDADSNDTNANGSNEDTAGNNADGAPSGDSKPTAPKPHVSLASGKLVATEGETITIQARGLTPGSAVDFYLHSEPQLLAKNVVAGMNGIASARVTVPQAPGLHEIIVTAKDGNELAVMMFEIKPKYPNGVIPNAGALKPGAGKAKPRIEISNGHIDLFNVIAKDGQLSVTAKDDSHGELQLRNPADVYWRVKNNALAQLPGGMPAELPTSGYYLDQAGNSQDTLLFPGWDTTGVKPDFGSTDIMFTKVVTPKDGKVFLFSNGRTGGVAPTLTSNSYELTDGSTIRQAAPAHVHTNWLFSKPGIYEMEVKAVATPVNGGPQVESAPVTYTWLVGDETVALGKVTEQISGQNTQQPQAKDSHTETPQGGSDSTGSNSAGSTSIGATNGSTTGGSGSANKPMAKCFPKQQGGKGEQTLLPQVKDDRTAPGKWVDPSSLTFAIGGSGQATTNQAIGSIGSGSQVWMISATQVENVPWVGANTQNPTFLEKTKGTATLSLTSFSGPGKMEVYTSGNFGKVVGQKWFTGNGNSGSGSVTLKPNSHVHPNWVFDKAGTYKVGITMEAEMKDGKKISGTTTLTFNVGQGSGITSGHFDLGPTVGAAGSTTVWLDADGNPCTPDANDLAAAGLAKTGVESTLYASALSATLMLAGIAAVIYRRKLKRA
- a CDS encoding GNAT family N-acetyltransferase, with translation MTEQLTDKNGLAVEVIEDEDRFAIRYDESDVAGFTQYVDNGDERIFFHTEVRPELGGRGLAGTLVKVALNETAVAGKTIVAMCPMVRKWVGKHGEGLHWRAATMEDQQVVMKSM
- a CDS encoding pirin family protein translates to MTNTLNEPPVVRPEQTPHCDDGAAVEIITSREVPLGGLRAMTVYRTLPQRQRSLIGAWCFVDHYGPDNVADTGGMDVAPHPHSGLQTVSWLFEGNITHHDSGDHHAVVKPGEANFMTAGNGICHSEVSTQDTTVLHGVQLWVALPDSARHGERRFDHYVPPVVAVDGGQVRTFIGGLAGSTSPVPTYTPLLGAEILVEPHSTIVLDVNPDFEHGLLVDSGEIDVEGVKIERTELAYTGIGLTRLRIRNSSDTVARTVLIGGEPFNEQIVMWWNFLARDSAELQDMRNAWEEHSERYGKTEGYIGHDPQGLARIPAPVLPEVTIKSRNNPEPIARPDVRF